The Micromonospora sp. Llam0 genome includes a window with the following:
- a CDS encoding type II toxin-antitoxin system Phd/YefM family antitoxin, with product MSISASEARQRLFPLIERVNDDHNPIRISSRSGDVVLMSAEDYDAWQETVYLLRSPANARRLMEAVARDRAGGPSIAKTMDELREMAGGEE from the coding sequence ATGTCCATCAGCGCAAGCGAGGCGCGGCAGCGCCTGTTCCCCCTCATCGAGCGGGTCAACGACGACCACAACCCGATACGCATCAGCTCGCGCAGCGGGGACGTGGTGCTCATGTCGGCGGAAGACTACGACGCCTGGCAAGAGACCGTGTACCTGCTTCGGTCTCCCGCGAACGCGAGGCGGCTCATGGAAGCTGTCGCCCGGGACCGAGCGGGCGGCCCCTCGATCGCCAAGACCATGGATGAGCTACGGGAGATGGCTGGGGGCGAGGAGTGA
- a CDS encoding NACHT domain-containing NTPase, which yields MRTPSSGRLVAAGILALTALLLGGLAVILSRLGLERADQLASVVAMFIGVLAFGAAVIAVRQGRTITSPVRTRRQRTAWGRRPLRDDVWRLLQDIEAAADRSPSRLLRNRRNEVSTVYVQQRVEQPQSAESRADERRRRLSRFADERLFLPFDERPRVIPVRRPLEKVFDQHRHLLIEGGPGTGKSTTAAQICRQLARAWLHADEHGRRLSAKPLLPLLVTARSLAAHAGQKWPEALAAAASQGLGMAARDSVDPALLAGPVDGAEWLIVIDGLDEVPSDERETFMAVLSGWTTADDRPWRLLITTRPLAGHATAMLGAGAIGHYTLLPFDRRMLAEFAHRWFGPSPEGADQATGFLSQVASAGLHEVAAVPLMATIAITVYADDPDSRLPRNRHDLYERYLHWLRQHNAARRTSARTALITTLDGDSDSSELVAALCDRTDDLVEELAVVRVRSRRSLVLTAMEWLRREAGPVSGRPPEDMAELISEVLLSTGLLSFRDAGPDFIHLTFAEHFAARRFAAELPDRFGADDTGWRRALHLAVRDEPGAMAVLIRWTRFHPEDGDLLSWLLSGGAAERATAVRLVAEGAAASDPQLAACLDSLPDQLWGASPPEAVELVAPLRRFPVTPVLVGWLTRHVEIAEPGSAAWAALAALLADRDRSRRPALEAELLAEAGEGGSLTARLASVIALENIGSDQEAELAGLLADALPKAGGTISQRVAVASHLIDREGDPRDRALQLMRETLGDVAAQPSERRVAAEALAEWDDASRQLILAELRFTLDKPDLNVSELTRTAETILAVDRTCRAEIAGRCAYFLSEMNIEDGKRIQAARLLTELGPEYRPDGIRCLRHLSSADDVDPDIRIQAAVSLARVGEEHWPEVVEAICRALYDSGRSTRGFVPYWLLREIERDLRDRIADAIETLTDESTLDTAEVSRIRASAVDLDPRFQPDADDVLRVAAGRSWTVKETTSLIALSSDCSLPVAAESDRQLKRLLASPEVDLPDETVSATARYIRAYRPDPVVESLLQGLMVGSSTRVQARLDAALALMDNPLHSAAATKAILDVHVPPSQRRWLFNAYSELVSRHASALGVLESYARNPHISPTWRVDVIPLLIDCAPQRAAEWLALLRDMLSERTNDLQDRRWIAISLAENRAVADAAQVLEPAAADVHAPNEERVNALAWLAQTETNGTGRYRTGLLSFFSDRYEPIEYRVQALQVLLHHGDDRHVPPLQLADDLLWTTLSSVYDAQRTAEILFRSQWGRDTAVQRALGDLLLRSLARPYPLSGYVPPETGRRLARIDGAETAVRAALAARPPTTAAVTTAVMAFPEEESAALTGIQRILDEPAATPKDRARVLELQLDLSPAHRIPAVEVLHAALCPPHDDLVPPPIDPIDAARLLYQVVHSRAEAGAALATVAGDSKETWRRRREARAILAKDGGPHGLRHADLSFLAESCDDRLSLADRCAALVRRADEVPGTTADTLDRLRSMLTAADSRTTRTTVQLAIATIDPEQDEPFTELLALLTASDTPFDTVIEITQTLAAGTPVQRLRAGLATEEILKRSEPTPARRAALLALLARMLPDTVRRVVTEATGIAADPDLPPIVRIRAAAILLGLESGTAARPAHDVLHDLLDNPGTPGYLRVLAGQTLLDAPGPKRAETWARLLQLDAAPDDRLAAAVAVLRTDGPEPAVRLCPREPSASMRMQELLALPGAKPYTILTAARALGSTGVWADHAAATTTMRQLADNPAAHPYVRFMALAAIPEMDFAEAGTCARRLLKVISDDECPFDHRRWAAEALAETVRSHQRTAREALQTLDRDHLDPRARRRLHRSVASIANGSGWIPQQGDQS from the coding sequence GTGCGAACCCCTTCGTCCGGACGACTCGTCGCCGCCGGGATCCTGGCCCTCACCGCACTTCTCCTGGGCGGCCTCGCCGTAATCCTCAGCCGCCTCGGCCTGGAGCGCGCCGATCAGCTCGCGAGCGTCGTCGCGATGTTCATCGGGGTCCTCGCCTTCGGCGCGGCCGTAATCGCTGTGCGTCAGGGCCGGACGATTACGTCACCGGTGCGGACTCGGAGGCAGCGGACCGCCTGGGGCCGCCGTCCGCTCCGCGACGATGTGTGGCGGCTGCTCCAGGACATCGAGGCCGCCGCCGACCGGTCACCGAGCCGGCTGTTGCGCAACCGGCGGAACGAGGTGTCCACCGTCTACGTTCAGCAGCGGGTGGAGCAGCCACAGTCCGCTGAGAGCCGCGCCGACGAACGGCGGCGCCGGCTGAGCCGTTTCGCCGACGAGCGGCTGTTCCTTCCGTTCGACGAGCGCCCTCGGGTGATACCGGTGCGCCGTCCGCTGGAGAAGGTCTTCGACCAGCACCGCCATCTGCTGATCGAGGGCGGTCCCGGCACCGGCAAGTCGACAACGGCGGCGCAGATCTGTCGTCAGCTGGCCAGGGCCTGGCTGCACGCCGACGAGCACGGGCGTCGGTTGTCGGCGAAGCCGCTGCTGCCGCTGCTGGTCACGGCGAGATCGCTGGCCGCCCACGCTGGCCAGAAGTGGCCAGAGGCACTGGCGGCGGCCGCGTCACAGGGCCTCGGCATGGCCGCCCGCGACTCGGTCGATCCGGCGCTGCTCGCTGGTCCGGTCGACGGCGCCGAGTGGCTGATAGTGATCGACGGCTTGGACGAGGTCCCGAGCGATGAGCGGGAGACTTTCATGGCGGTGCTGTCCGGATGGACGACCGCCGACGACCGCCCGTGGCGTCTGCTGATCACCACCCGGCCGCTGGCCGGGCACGCCACGGCGATGCTCGGCGCTGGAGCGATCGGCCACTACACGCTGCTGCCGTTCGACCGGCGGATGCTCGCCGAGTTCGCCCATCGCTGGTTCGGTCCGTCGCCGGAGGGCGCCGATCAGGCCACTGGCTTCCTGTCTCAGGTCGCATCGGCCGGTCTACACGAAGTGGCGGCGGTGCCGTTGATGGCGACCATCGCGATCACTGTGTACGCGGACGATCCTGACTCCCGCCTGCCTCGCAACCGCCACGACCTCTACGAGCGTTACCTGCACTGGCTCCGGCAGCACAACGCGGCCCGCCGTACCTCGGCCCGCACCGCACTGATTACCACGCTGGACGGTGACAGCGACAGCTCCGAGCTGGTTGCCGCGCTCTGCGACCGCACGGACGACCTGGTCGAAGAACTCGCGGTGGTACGGGTGCGCAGCCGCCGCTCGCTGGTCCTGACCGCTATGGAGTGGCTGCGCCGCGAGGCCGGTCCGGTCAGCGGCAGACCGCCCGAGGACATGGCGGAACTCATATCCGAGGTGCTGCTCAGCACGGGACTGCTCAGCTTCCGGGACGCAGGACCGGACTTCATCCACCTGACGTTCGCCGAGCACTTCGCCGCTCGGCGGTTCGCCGCCGAGCTGCCGGACCGTTTCGGCGCGGACGACACGGGATGGCGCCGCGCGCTGCACCTCGCGGTCCGCGACGAGCCGGGCGCGATGGCGGTACTGATCAGATGGACCAGGTTCCATCCAGAGGACGGGGACCTGCTGAGCTGGCTGCTCAGCGGTGGGGCAGCCGAGCGGGCCACCGCGGTGCGGCTGGTCGCCGAAGGCGCAGCGGCCTCCGACCCGCAGCTCGCCGCATGTCTGGACTCGCTCCCCGACCAACTGTGGGGGGCTTCGCCGCCCGAGGCGGTCGAACTGGTCGCCCCGCTACGCCGCTTCCCAGTCACCCCGGTCCTCGTCGGCTGGCTCACCCGGCACGTCGAAATCGCGGAGCCTGGCTCGGCGGCGTGGGCCGCCCTCGCCGCCCTGCTCGCCGACCGGGATCGTTCACGACGGCCGGCGCTGGAGGCAGAACTGTTAGCCGAAGCCGGCGAGGGCGGTTCGTTGACCGCGCGGCTGGCCTCGGTGATCGCTCTGGAGAACATCGGCTCGGACCAGGAGGCGGAGCTCGCGGGGCTGCTGGCGGACGCTCTGCCGAAGGCCGGCGGCACCATTTCGCAGCGGGTCGCCGTCGCGAGCCACCTCATCGACCGGGAAGGCGATCCGAGGGACCGGGCGCTCCAGCTCATGCGGGAAACCCTCGGCGATGTCGCCGCGCAACCGTCCGAACGACGGGTGGCGGCGGAGGCCCTGGCCGAGTGGGACGACGCATCCCGTCAGCTGATCCTCGCCGAGCTTCGCTTCACCCTCGACAAGCCGGACCTCAACGTCTCCGAGCTGACCAGGACAGCGGAGACCATACTCGCCGTCGATCGAACCTGCCGGGCCGAGATCGCTGGTCGCTGCGCGTATTTCCTGTCCGAGATGAACATCGAGGACGGCAAACGAATCCAGGCCGCGCGACTGTTGACCGAACTGGGGCCGGAGTATCGCCCGGACGGGATCCGGTGCCTGCGCCACCTGTCATCCGCTGACGACGTCGATCCTGACATACGCATACAGGCTGCCGTAAGCCTGGCACGAGTAGGCGAGGAACACTGGCCCGAGGTGGTCGAAGCGATATGTCGCGCGCTGTATGACAGCGGCAGGTCGACCCGAGGTTTCGTGCCATATTGGCTTTTGCGGGAGATCGAACGTGACCTGCGGGATCGGATCGCGGATGCGATCGAAACCCTGACCGACGAATCAACGCTCGACACCGCCGAGGTGTCCCGCATCCGAGCTTCAGCCGTCGACCTCGACCCTCGTTTCCAGCCCGATGCGGACGACGTCCTGCGGGTCGCCGCCGGCCGCTCATGGACCGTCAAGGAGACAACAAGCCTCATCGCACTGTCCAGCGACTGTTCTCTGCCAGTCGCCGCCGAGTCCGATCGGCAGTTGAAACGGCTTCTTGCGAGCCCTGAGGTCGATCTGCCCGATGAGACCGTGAGCGCCACGGCGCGCTACATACGCGCGTATCGTCCCGACCCGGTTGTCGAGTCGTTGCTCCAAGGATTGATGGTCGGGTCGTCGACACGGGTGCAAGCACGTCTCGATGCGGCGCTTGCCCTGATGGACAACCCCTTGCACAGTGCCGCAGCGACGAAAGCTATTCTCGATGTCCACGTCCCGCCCTCGCAGCGGCGGTGGCTGTTCAATGCATACAGCGAGCTGGTCAGCCGGCACGCTTCCGCCCTCGGGGTCCTGGAGTCATATGCGCGAAATCCGCACATAAGTCCGACATGGCGAGTCGACGTGATCCCGCTACTCATCGACTGCGCGCCTCAACGGGCGGCGGAGTGGCTGGCACTGTTACGGGACATGCTGTCGGAGCGGACCAACGACCTACAAGATCGTCGCTGGATCGCGATCAGCCTCGCGGAGAACCGAGCGGTGGCCGATGCCGCTCAGGTGTTGGAGCCGGCTGCGGCAGACGTGCACGCCCCGAACGAGGAACGCGTCAACGCCCTTGCCTGGCTGGCGCAAACCGAAACGAACGGAACCGGCAGGTACCGCACCGGGCTGCTGTCGTTCTTCTCCGACCGATACGAGCCGATCGAGTACCGGGTACAGGCGCTCCAGGTACTCCTGCACCACGGGGACGACCGGCACGTTCCCCCACTGCAGCTGGCAGACGATCTGCTGTGGACCACACTTTCTTCCGTCTACGACGCCCAACGCACAGCCGAGATTCTGTTCCGCTCGCAGTGGGGGCGCGACACGGCCGTGCAGCGGGCGCTCGGTGACCTACTTCTTCGATCGCTGGCGCGGCCATATCCTCTCAGCGGCTATGTCCCGCCCGAGACCGGCCGTCGACTGGCCCGCATCGACGGTGCCGAAACAGCGGTCCGGGCCGCCCTGGCGGCCCGGCCGCCGACAACGGCGGCGGTCACCACCGCCGTCATGGCCTTCCCGGAGGAGGAATCCGCAGCGCTGACCGGCATCCAGCGAATTCTGGACGAACCCGCCGCGACGCCGAAGGACCGAGCCCGAGTTCTGGAACTGCAACTCGACCTGTCGCCGGCGCACCGCATACCCGCTGTAGAAGTACTTCATGCCGCGCTGTGCCCGCCGCATGACGACCTGGTGCCACCACCGATCGATCCGATCGACGCCGCCCGGTTGCTCTACCAGGTCGTCCACAGCAGAGCCGAGGCCGGCGCGGCGCTCGCGACGGTCGCCGGCGACAGCAAGGAGACCTGGCGCCGCCGCCGCGAGGCCCGAGCCATCCTGGCCAAAGACGGCGGCCCGCACGGACTCCGGCACGCCGACCTGTCGTTCCTCGCGGAGTCGTGTGACGACCGGCTGTCGTTGGCTGACCGCTGCGCCGCCCTGGTGCGGCGAGCAGACGAGGTGCCGGGCACCACGGCGGACACCCTTGACCGGCTCCGCAGCATGCTGACCGCCGCCGACAGCAGGACCACCCGGACCACCGTCCAACTGGCCATAGCGACAATCGATCCGGAGCAGGACGAGCCCTTCACCGAACTCCTCGCGCTGCTGACCGCCAGCGACACCCCCTTTGACACCGTCATCGAGATCACGCAAACGCTGGCTGCGGGCACGCCCGTTCAGCGACTTCGCGCTGGCCTGGCGACAGAAGAGATCCTCAAACGTTCGGAACCCACCCCGGCGCGCCGGGCCGCGCTGCTCGCCCTACTGGCTCGGATGCTCCCGGACACCGTACGCAGAGTGGTGACCGAGGCGACCGGCATCGCCGCCGACCCCGACCTGCCCCCGATCGTCCGAATCCGAGCGGCCGCCATCCTGCTAGGCCTCGAATCGGGCACCGCCGCGCGGCCGGCACACGACGTGCTCCACGACCTGCTGGACAACCCAGGCACGCCCGGCTACCTCCGGGTGCTCGCCGGTCAGACCTTGCTCGACGCGCCCGGACCGAAGCGTGCGGAGACCTGGGCACGCCTTCTGCAACTGGATGCCGCCCCGGACGATCGCCTGGCAGCAGCTGTCGCGGTGCTGCGCACCGACGGTCCGGAGCCGGCCGTTCGCCTATGCCCGCGGGAGCCGTCGGCGTCCATGCGCATGCAAGAGCTGCTGGCGCTGCCGGGCGCCAAGCCGTACACGATCCTGACCGCTGCGCGGGCGCTCGGCAGCACGGGAGTCTGGGCGGACCACGCAGCCGCCACGACGACGATGCGCCAGCTGGCCGACAACCCGGCAGCACATCCGTACGTGCGGTTCATGGCGCTGGCCGCGATCCCCGAGATGGACTTCGCGGAAGCGGGCACATGCGCCCGCCGCCTGCTCAAGGTGATCAGCGACGACGAATGCCCGTTCGATCACCGGCGATGGGCGGCCGAAGCCTTGGCCGAGACGGTGCGTTCACACCAGCGCACCGCCCGCGAAGCACTCCAGACGCTCGACCGCGACCACCTCGACCCGCGCGCCCGCCGCCGACTGCACCGGTCCGTAGCTTCCATCGCCAACGGCTCGGGCTGGATCCCCCAACAGGGAGACCAGTCATAG
- a CDS encoding Scr1 family TA system antitoxin-like transcriptional regulator, with product MNTLPEILRQLRSERSVTQDQVGEAILVSGSLIAAFEQGRLVPQPDTAARLDQFFGSGDRVRKAAAEAAEARELERERRRMAQAVWFRPWVQLEESATALRYYEASLIPGLLQTEEYARSVLDSGLRSQREVDEQLAVRMERQSVVLGREDPAICVFMMDVAALRSAHPAMAKAQLERLLADSERHRTFVHVVPDGVGMHIGRSVSFVLASLDNGALAGYMEDIFEGRLVTAPARVTGLDRAWHTVNALALNAAQSRDLIRQQLREL from the coding sequence GTGAATACACTTCCGGAAATCCTCCGTCAGCTGCGCAGCGAACGCTCCGTCACCCAGGATCAGGTCGGTGAGGCGATCCTGGTCTCCGGCTCGCTGATCGCCGCCTTCGAGCAGGGCCGGCTGGTCCCGCAACCGGACACCGCCGCGCGGCTGGACCAGTTCTTCGGCTCGGGCGACCGGGTCCGCAAGGCGGCGGCCGAGGCGGCCGAGGCCCGTGAGCTGGAGCGGGAGCGGCGTCGGATGGCCCAGGCGGTCTGGTTCCGCCCGTGGGTCCAGCTGGAGGAGTCCGCCACCGCCCTGCGGTACTACGAAGCGTCCCTCATCCCTGGCCTGCTGCAGACCGAGGAGTACGCCCGGTCGGTGCTGGACAGCGGCCTGCGCAGTCAGCGCGAGGTCGACGAGCAGCTCGCCGTCCGGATGGAGCGCCAGTCCGTCGTGCTGGGCCGCGAGGACCCGGCGATCTGCGTGTTCATGATGGACGTGGCGGCGTTGCGCTCGGCCCACCCGGCGATGGCCAAGGCCCAGCTGGAGCGGCTGCTGGCCGACTCGGAGCGCCACCGGACCTTCGTGCACGTGGTGCCGGACGGGGTCGGCATGCACATCGGCCGGTCGGTGTCGTTCGTGCTCGCCTCGCTCGACAACGGCGCACTCGCTGGATACATGGAGGATATTTTCGAGGGCCGGCTTGTCACCGCGCCGGCGCGGGTGACCGGGCTCGATCGGGCGTGGCACACTGTCAACGCGCTCGCCCTGAACGCGGCCCAGTCCCGGGATCTGATCAGGCAACAGTTGAGGGAGCTATGA
- a CDS encoding DUF998 domain-containing protein: MRRTRWWAVGAAVGAVGGAVTVTVAVVAGPGPGLRGYVSESGVGEGGYVVAYQSGLLALAVSLLLLAGALRAVRAAAWLLVAGAGATTVSATVSCRDGCPLPPHDPVTVTDLVHGGASIVAVACCVFAMIAVFWSPVSTYPLRRLALLGAAAALPLSAAVGLSMLLIGGGLLVGTLERLLLLLIVVWCVATAGQVIRDPTYSDCRNYVTT, from the coding sequence GTGAGGCGTACCAGGTGGTGGGCGGTCGGGGCGGCGGTCGGCGCGGTCGGCGGGGCGGTGACCGTGACGGTCGCGGTGGTCGCCGGTCCCGGTCCGGGACTGCGCGGGTACGTCAGCGAGTCCGGGGTCGGCGAGGGCGGCTATGTAGTGGCGTACCAGTCGGGGCTGCTCGCCCTGGCGGTGAGCCTGCTGCTGCTCGCCGGGGCGCTGCGCGCGGTCCGCGCCGCCGCCTGGCTGCTGGTCGCGGGGGCCGGTGCGACGACGGTCTCGGCGACCGTCTCCTGCCGGGACGGCTGCCCGCTGCCGCCACACGATCCGGTCACCGTGACCGACCTGGTGCACGGCGGGGCCAGCATCGTCGCCGTCGCCTGCTGCGTCTTTGCGATGATCGCCGTGTTCTGGTCGCCGGTGTCGACCTACCCGCTGCGTCGGCTGGCGCTGCTCGGGGCCGCCGCCGCGCTGCCGCTGTCCGCCGCCGTCGGGCTGAGCATGCTGCTGATCGGCGGCGGGCTGCTGGTCGGCACGCTGGAGCGGCTGCTGTTGCTGCTGATCGTGGTGTGGTGCGTGGCGACGGCAGGACAGGTGATCCGCGATCCGACCTACTCCGATTGCAGAAATTACGTAACTACGTAA
- a CDS encoding DUF397 domain-containing protein — translation MTTEPMWRTSRRSNASGGNCVEVADNLPGRVLVRDSKDRTGGTLAFDPPAWSAFVATVKR, via the coding sequence ATGACCACCGAGCCGATGTGGCGCACGTCCCGCCGCTCGAACGCCTCCGGCGGCAACTGCGTCGAGGTCGCCGACAACCTGCCCGGCCGGGTGCTGGTCCGCGACTCCAAGGACCGCACCGGCGGCACCCTGGCCTTCGACCCGCCCGCCTGGTCCGCCTTCGTCGCCACCGTCAAGCGCTGA
- a CDS encoding serine hydrolase, whose translation MTPVRTRALIVAAAVAVVGGLLAALIAPWPARLGDADTGDLALAAEVRAVIDDPGGYRGLAVARISDGQVRVAGLGDRTSGLAGRDGEPVRPDTPFEIGSIGKTLTGMLMADQISDGQVDGDTTLAEALPGQEFADPAVGEITLAELASHRSGLPRLPTVGPAATLTMTLGALRGTDPYAGLDVDRTRAALTRARVGDGRGEVHYSNFGAALLGIALAEQTGSVGEADAGSYPALVERRLLDPLGMGDTGYSLDGADPPAGAATGSTAGGRTTDPWQGSGLAGAGIGLWSTAPDLARLVTALLDGSAPGADAAQPRFTADDDTRRIGYGWFTTTYDGRAVTWHNGGTGGFRSYVGFDPATGDGVVVLGNTDKGVEPIGLALLGVAGDSDAAGAGPLLIGVTVVLLLAAAATPAATAFGGRRRWLPVTDRLKVIGSASTALLYLLIGYLAGAWHDVWAGWWAVAAGLAAGGVAAGVLRWRRLQVTGSGRPWLRWTGLVATVTVTTVALTLTLLLA comes from the coding sequence GTGACCCCGGTCCGTACCCGCGCTCTGATCGTCGCGGCGGCCGTTGCCGTCGTCGGCGGGCTGCTCGCCGCGCTGATCGCGCCGTGGCCGGCCCGCCTCGGCGACGCCGACACCGGTGACCTCGCGCTCGCCGCCGAGGTCCGCGCGGTGATCGACGACCCTGGTGGCTACCGGGGTCTCGCGGTGGCCCGGATCAGCGACGGGCAGGTACGGGTCGCCGGACTCGGCGACCGTACCTCCGGTCTGGCCGGCCGCGACGGCGAGCCGGTACGGCCGGACACCCCGTTCGAGATCGGCTCGATCGGCAAGACGCTGACCGGGATGCTGATGGCCGACCAGATCAGCGACGGGCAGGTCGACGGCGACACGACGCTCGCCGAAGCGCTGCCCGGTCAGGAGTTCGCCGACCCGGCGGTCGGTGAAATCACCCTGGCGGAGCTGGCCAGCCACCGGTCCGGGCTGCCCCGGCTGCCGACAGTCGGGCCGGCCGCCACGCTCACCATGACGCTGGGGGCGCTGCGCGGCACCGACCCGTACGCCGGCCTGGACGTCGACCGGACCCGCGCGGCGCTGACCCGCGCCCGGGTCGGTGACGGTCGAGGCGAGGTGCACTACTCCAACTTCGGGGCTGCGCTGCTCGGCATCGCGCTGGCTGAGCAGACCGGGAGTGTTGGAGAGGCCGACGCCGGCTCCTACCCGGCGCTGGTCGAGCGGCGGCTGTTGGACCCGCTCGGCATGGGCGACACCGGCTACTCCCTCGACGGGGCCGACCCGCCGGCCGGTGCGGCGACCGGATCCACCGCCGGTGGCCGCACCACCGACCCGTGGCAAGGCTCCGGGCTGGCCGGCGCCGGCATCGGCCTGTGGTCCACCGCCCCGGACCTGGCCCGGCTGGTCACCGCGCTGCTCGACGGCTCCGCGCCCGGCGCGGACGCCGCCCAACCCCGGTTCACCGCCGACGACGACACCCGCCGGATCGGCTACGGCTGGTTCACGACGACGTACGACGGTCGGGCGGTCACCTGGCACAACGGCGGGACCGGCGGTTTCCGCTCGTACGTCGGTTTCGACCCGGCCACCGGCGACGGCGTGGTGGTGCTCGGCAACACCGACAAGGGTGTCGAGCCGATCGGGCTGGCGCTGCTCGGGGTGGCCGGCGACAGCGACGCCGCCGGGGCCGGGCCGCTGCTGATCGGCGTCACCGTGGTGTTGCTGCTGGCCGCCGCGGCCACCCCGGCGGCGACCGCGTTCGGCGGCCGGCGTCGGTGGCTGCCGGTCACCGACCGGCTCAAGGTGATCGGCTCGGCGTCGACCGCGCTGCTCTACCTGCTGATCGGGTACCTCGCCGGTGCCTGGCACGACGTGTGGGCCGGCTGGTGGGCGGTGGCCGCCGGGCTCGCCGCCGGTGGGGTGGCGGCCGGTGTGCTGCGCTGGCGACGGCTGCAGGTGACCGGGTCCGGCCGGCCGTGGCTGCGCTGGACCGGGCTGGTGGCCACCGTCACCGTCACCACCGTCGCGCTCACCCTGACCCTGCTGCTGGCCTGA
- a CDS encoding tyrosine protein phosphatase produces the protein MIHLWHQAAERLRPEGLPDHMPFTPTLYRIPTPPPGQLSTMPRPRGDDWLEDEMAALRVAGVDVLVCLLTSAEAVELGLSGEGLAAVHAGLEFHGFPIDDFGVPDHALTRPLLDLLHSRLRNGRHVAVHCRAGIGRASLIAAACLIRLGTDPGRVWQIIGEVRGVTVPETDQQRRWPEQLER, from the coding sequence TTGATTCACCTGTGGCATCAGGCCGCCGAGCGCCTACGTCCCGAAGGGCTACCTGATCACATGCCGTTCACGCCCACGCTGTACCGCATTCCGACGCCGCCACCTGGCCAGTTGAGCACGATGCCTCGGCCGCGCGGCGACGACTGGCTCGAAGACGAGATGGCCGCTCTCCGCGTCGCCGGTGTCGACGTCCTTGTCTGCCTGCTTACCTCTGCGGAGGCCGTTGAACTGGGCCTGTCCGGAGAGGGCCTCGCCGCCGTCCACGCCGGGTTGGAGTTTCACGGCTTCCCGATCGATGATTTCGGCGTTCCCGACCATGCGCTGACACGGCCGCTGCTCGACCTCCTGCACAGCCGGCTCAGGAATGGGCGTCACGTCGCGGTGCACTGCCGCGCAGGCATCGGACGGGCCTCACTGATCGCAGCGGCTTGTCTCATCCGGCTGGGCACCGACCCTGGCAGGGTCTGGCAGATCATCGGGGAGGTCCGGGGCGTGACGGTGCCGGAGACCGACCAGCAGCGACGCTGGCCGGAGCAGCTCGAACGATAG
- a CDS encoding Txe/YoeB family addiction module toxin: MRGVNFDPDAWEDLLFWLASDRKKARRITRLIGEIQRDPFTGVGKPEPLKGDLSGYWSRRIDDEHRLVYRADEKEVKIIKARYHYSD; this comes from the coding sequence GTGAGGGGGGTCAACTTTGATCCCGACGCATGGGAAGACCTGCTCTTCTGGCTCGCCTCGGATCGGAAGAAGGCCCGCCGGATCACCCGCCTGATCGGCGAGATCCAGCGTGACCCGTTCACCGGCGTCGGCAAGCCGGAACCCCTGAAAGGCGACCTGTCCGGCTACTGGTCACGGCGCATCGATGACGAACACCGCCTGGTGTACCGGGCTGACGAGAAGGAAGTAAAGATCATCAAGGCCCGGTACCACTACAGCGACTGA
- a CDS encoding helix-turn-helix transcriptional regulator, which translates to MTEPELTQRVAALERTVQDLVTRLATAGPTAGPTADPGTGPDTAGPDTGNPFWALDGLKAQVGGTPGAVLYTGTVTLPTGEHYDWQYGHTVDDLLDADWTGYADTLTALAHPVRLLLVRQILAGTRTVAALAEVDGLGTTGQLYHHLRQLVSAGWLRTSARGQYAVPPERVVPLLIVLSGAHR; encoded by the coding sequence ATGACTGAGCCGGAGTTGACCCAGCGGGTCGCCGCCCTGGAGCGGACCGTGCAGGACCTCGTCACGCGTCTCGCCACCGCCGGGCCCACCGCCGGGCCCACCGCCGACCCCGGCACCGGGCCCGACACCGCCGGGCCGGACACCGGCAACCCGTTCTGGGCGCTCGACGGGCTCAAGGCCCAGGTCGGCGGCACCCCCGGCGCGGTGCTCTACACCGGCACCGTCACCCTGCCGACCGGCGAGCACTACGACTGGCAGTACGGGCACACCGTCGACGACCTGCTCGACGCCGACTGGACCGGGTACGCCGACACCCTCACCGCGCTCGCCCACCCGGTGCGGCTGCTGCTGGTCCGGCAGATCCTGGCCGGCACCCGGACCGTCGCCGCCCTGGCCGAGGTCGACGGGCTCGGCACCACCGGTCAGCTCTACCACCACCTGCGGCAACTGGTCAGCGCCGGCTGGCTGCGCACGTCGGCCCGGGGGCAGTACGCCGTACCGCCGGAACGGGTCGTCCCCCTGCTGATCGTCCTGTCCGGAGCACACCGGTGA